One Nocardiopsis gilva YIM 90087 genomic window, AACTGCATGCTTCATAGCTTACGGCTATCGACACCAGCAGTCCGATGACTTAGACGTATCTGTTAAGGGCGAATTAAAGTGACGCACTGTGGCGAACAGTACCCTGACCAAACAGCGATCAGAGGCGTTCAGATCCACGGTGGCCCTCAAATCCGCGATGGCGGTCACCGGCGTGATCCTCGTGCTCTTCCTGATTGCGCACATGTACGGCAACTTGAACGTGTTCGCGGGCCAGGAGGCCTTCGACTCCTATTCCCATCACCTGCGCGTGCTGGGCCAGCCGATGCTTCCCTACGAGGGCTTCCTGTGGATCATGCGGGTGGTCCTGCTGGCCAGCATCCTGATCCACGCCTACGCGGCGGTCGCGCTGTGGGCCCGCGCCAAGAAGGCCCGGCCGACCCGCTACCAGAACAAGAAGGCGCTGCAGCGCACCTACGCGTCCTACACGATGCGCTGGGGCGGCGTGCTGATCGCGCTCTTCGCGATCTTCCACATCCTGCACCTGACGACCAACGACATCGCGCCGGGCGGGCCGTCCGACAGCCCCTACGTGCGCATGGTCAACGGCTTCCAGCCGGAGTTCTGGTACGTCACCCTGTTCTACTGCCTCTCCGTGATCGCGGTCGGGTTCCACCTGCGGCACGGCATCTGGAGCGCGCTCACCACGCTGGGGGCGAACCGGGCGACGCGGCAGCGTGCGCTGAACATCATCGCGACGGTGATCGCGCTGGTCGTGACGATCGGCTTCCTGGTCACCCCGCTCTCCGTGACTTTCGGGCTGGTGGGATAAATGTCTGAGCTCTTCATCGAAGGCGACCCGATCCAGGACGAGAAGGCGCCCGCCGGTCCCATCGCCGAGCGCTGGGACAAGCGCCGCTTCTCGGCCAAGCTGGTCAACCCGGCCAACCGCCGCAAGCTGTCGGTCATCATCGTCGGCACCGGGCTGGCAGGCGCCTCCGCCGCCGCGACCCTCGGCGAGGCCGGCTACCACGTCAAGTCCTTCTGCTACCAGGACAGCCCGCGGCGCGCGCACAGCATCGCGGCGCAGGGCGGCATCAACGCGGCGAAGAACTACCGCAACGACGGCGACAGCATCTACCGGCTGTTCTACGACACCGTCAAGGGCGGCGACTTCCGCTCCCGTGAGTCCAACGTCTACCGCCTGTCGCAGGTCAGCGTCGAGATCATCGACCAGTGCGTGGCGCAGGGCGTGCCCTTCGCGCGCGAGTACGGCGGCCTGCTCGACAACCGCTCCTTCGGCGGCGTGCAGGTGTCCCGTACGTTCTACGCCCGCGGCCAGACCGGCCAGCAGCTGCTGATCGGCGCCTACCAGGCGCTGGAGCGCCAGGTCGCGGCCGGGACCGTCGAGATGAACACCCGGCACGAGATGCTGGAGGTCATCGTCGTCGACGGCAAGGCGCGCGGCATCATCGCCCGCGACATGGTCACCGGCGAGATCGAGACGCACTTCGCCGACGCCGTCGTGCTCGCCTCCGGCGGCTACGGCAACGTCTTCTACCTGTCGACCAACGCCATGGGCTGCAACGTGACCGCCTCCTGGCGGGCCCACCGCAAGGGCGCGCTGTTCGCGAACCCCTGCTACACGCAGATCCACCCCACGTGCATCCCCGTCAGCGGCGACTACCAGTCCAAGCTCACCCTGATGAGCGAGTCGCTGCGCAACGACGGCCGCATCTGGGTGCCCAAGCGCGGCGACGACAAGCGCGACCCGCGGGAGATCCCGGAGGAGGACCGCGACTACTACCTGGAGCGGATCTACCCCGCCTTCGGCAACCTGGTGCCGCGTGACATCGCCTCCCGCGCCGCCAAGAACGTGTGCGACGAGGGCCGCGGCGTCGGCCCCGGCGGTCTCGGTGTGTACCTGGACTTCGCCGACGCCATCAAGCGGATGGGCCGCCCGGCCGTCGAGGCCAAGTACGGCAACCTCTTCGACATGTACCAGCGCATCACCGGCGAGAACCCCTACGAGGTTCCGATGCGCATCTACCCGGCCGTGCACTACACCATGGGCGGGCTGTGGGTCGACTACGACCTGCAGAGCAGCATCCCGGGCCTGTTCGTGACCGGTGAGGCCAACTTCTCCGACCACGGCGCCAACCGCCTGGGCGCGAGCGCGCTGATGCAGGGCCTGGCCGACGGCTACTTCGTCCTGCCCAACACCATCAACGACTACCTCGCGGCCGGCCCGTTCGAGTCGATCGACGAGAACCACCCGCAGGCCAAGGAGGCGGCCGACGCGGTGCGCCAGCGCATCGACAAGCTGCTCTCCATCCAGGGCGAGCGCACCGTGGACTCCTTCCACAAGGAGCTCGGCCAGATCATGTGGGAGTACTGCGGCATGGAGCGGACCGACGAGGGCCTGCGCAAGGCCATCGACCGGATCCGCGAGCTGCGCCGGGAGTTCTGGACCAACGTCAAGGTCCTGGGCACCAACGACGAGCTCAACCAGGCCCTGGAGAAGGCCGGCCGGGTGGCCGACTTCCTGGAGCTCGGCGAGCTCATGTGCATCGACGCGCTGCACCGCCGCGAGTCCTGCGGCGGCCACTTCCGCGGCGAGAGCCAGACCGAGGACGGCGAGGCGCTGCGGCACGACGACGAGTTCGCCTACGTCGCCGCCTGGGAGTTCGGCGGCGAGGGCGAGCAGCCGGTGCTGCACAAGGAAGCGCTGGAGTACGAGTACGTCGAGATGAAGCAGCGGAGCTACAAGTGAACATCACCCTGCGAGTTTGGCGCCAGAAGGGCCGCGACGACGAGGGCCGGATGGTCACCTACAAGGTCGAGGACGTGTCGCCCGACATGTCCTTCCTTGAGATGCTCGACGTCCTCAACGAGAAGCTGCAGCTTGCGGGCGACGAGCCGGTGGCCTTCGACCACGACTGCCGCGAGGGCATCTGCGGTGCCTGCGGTGTCGTGATCGACGGCGTCGCCCACGGTCCGGAGAACACCACCACCTGCCAGCTGCACATGCGCAGCTTCTCCGACGGCGATGTCATCACCGTGGAGCCGTGGCGGGCCAAGGCGTTCCCCGTGGTCAAGGACCTCGTGGTGGACCGCGGCGCGTTCGACCGGGTCATCCAGGCCGGCGGCTACATCAGCGCCCCGACCGGTACCGCCCCGGACGCCCACGCCGCCCCGGTGCCCAAGGCCGACGCGGACCGCGCGTTCGACGCGGCCACCTGCATCGGCTGCGGCGCCTGCGTCGCCGCCTGCCCGAACGCCTCGGGCATGCTGTTCACCGCCGCGAAGGTCACCCACCTGGGCAGCGTCCCGCAGGGCCAGCCCGAGCGGGCGGCCCGCGTGGTCAAGATGGTGAACCAGCACGACGAGGAGGACTTCGGCGGCTGCACCAACATCGGCGAGTGCGCCGCGGTCTGCCCGAAGGGCATCCCGCTGGACACCATCTCCCAGCTCAACCGCGACCTGCTGGGTGCGCTGTCGAGCGGCGAGCTGTAGATCGTCGGCTGACACGTCAGCACAGGGCCGCCTCTTTTTCCAAGGGGGCGGCCCTTCTCGTGTTCGGGGACGGGGCCGGAGGCGTTCCCGACGCCTCAGCGGGGCGACGTCACAGGTGCTGGTCGAAGACGTGCGCCCGGATCCAGGCGTGCATGGCGACGGCGGCGGCCGCGCCCGCGTTGATGGAGCGGGTGGACCCGAACTGGGCGATGGACAGCACCGCCTGGCACACCGCGCGGACGTCCTCGGACAGCCCCGGGCCCTCCTGGCCGAACACCAGGACACAGGCGCGGGGGAGGGGGTAGGTCTCCAGGGGGACCGCCCCGGGGAGGTTGTCGATGCCGATCAGCGGCAGCCCGCGCTCCCCGGCCCAGGCCACCAGCGAGGCGGTGTCGGGGTGGTGGTGCACGTGCTGGTACCGGTCGGTGACCATGGCGCCGCGCCGGTTCCAGCGGCGGCGGCCGACGATGTGGACGGCCTCGGTGCCGAAGGCGTTGGCGGTGCGGACGACCGACCCGATGTTGAAGTCGTGCTCCCAGTTCTCCACCGCCACGTGGAAGGGCTGGCGGCGGGTGTCGAGGTCGGCGATGATCGCCTCGCGCCGCCAGTAGCGGTACCGGTCCACGACGTTGCGCCGGTCGCCCTCGGCCAGCAGCTCGGGGTCGTAGTGGTCGCCCTCGGGCCAGGGGCCCTCCCAGGGCCCCACGCCGACCCGGGGCGCGATGTCGGGGGTGTCGGTGCCGGTGGAGGCGGATGGAGACGTTGCGACCTGCTCTTTCACGCGCTCCAGCTTAGGTCGCTCCCACGCGTTCCGGGCCCGCCGACTAGGGGCGGTTGAGGTTCACGCCGTGGACGTCGCGGGCCTGGATGGCGATCCCTTCGACGTCGCCCGTGATGGTGTTGGTGACGTTGCCCCCGCCCGAGTCGAAGTGCGGGCGCAGCGCCTCGACAAGGGCGCGGATGTCCGCGTCGCTCTGCTGCGCGCCGTCCATGTGCGTGGCGAGTTCCTCGACCAGGATCGCGTCCTCGCCGTCGTCGTCCCGCGCTGCCTCCAGCGCGCGGCGGGCCTCGGGGTCGTTGCCGAACCTCTCGCGCAGTGCCGCGCGCAGCTTCTTCAGGACCGCTCGGGCGCCGTCGTCCAGCGCTTCGGTGACCTTGCCCGCGACGGCGGCGGCGACGGCGAGGGTGATCGGATCGGCCATGGGGGTGCTCCTAGGGGGTCCGGGAACGAGGGGCTTCCACGGCCCTCTACTTTCGCATGCGCCGCCGACGCGATGGACGCGTGCCCCGGCAATGGCCGCATCCGGCGGCTCCCCGATGGAGGCCGTCCTGGTCAGGAGGGAGTGGCGGTGTCGGCGGAACGCGCCCGCGCCAATCGCGCGATCGTGCGCCAGCCGAGCAGGGTCGCGGCGAGGAACAGCGCGGTGACGATCGCGAACGACAGGGGAGCGCCCTCCCCGGTGGCGAGCCGCAGCAGGAGGCCCCGCCCACGGTGACCGCCCACACGCCCGCGCCGACCGGCAGGATACGCAGGGGGTTCCGCCAGGCCAGGGTGGCGGCCCAGCCGACGACGAGCGCGAACGCGAACGGCCACAGCGTGGTGAGGATCCCGATCAGGGCGTTGCCCTCGCCGTGGCTGGCGCGCCCGATCACGACGAACACCACGACGCAGAGGAGATCCAGGACGGCGGCCACGGGGACCAGTGGAAGACGCATGTCCCCAGATTATGGGCGGTGGCGGGCGGGGTGACCCCGGGTCGGGTACCCCGCCCGGACGTTCCTTACGCTCGCGCCCGAACGGGGGTGGCCTCCAGCGCGTCGTCCCGCGTCTCACGGGCGATGACCAGCGCGATCAGGGTGACCAGGGCGGCCGCGCTGACGTAGCCGCCGACCGCCCACAGCCCGAAGTCGGCCGCCAGCTTGGTGGCCGCGTACGGCGCGAGCGAGGCTCCCAGCAACCCGGCCAGGTTGTAGGAGATGGAGGCGCCGCTGTAGCGGACGTTGGTCGGGAACAGCTCGGGCAGCAGCGCGCCCATCGGCCCGAACGTCAGGCCCATCAGGGACAGGCCGATGATCAGGAAGATCTGCACCACGAGGGTCGACCCGGAGCTCAGCATCGGTTCGAGCGCGAAGCCGAACAGCAGGATGGCGATGGTGGCGGCGATCAGGGTGGGGCGCCGGCCGAACCGGTCGGCGACCAGCCCGGCCACCGGGGTGAACAGGCCGAAGAACACCACGCCGATGAGCAGCATGACCAGGAAGTCGGTGCGCTCGATGCCCGGGCCGCCGGGCCCGGTGCCGTACGACATCGAGAACACCGTCATGAGGTAGAAGAACACGTAGGTGGCGATCATGATCAGCGTGCCCAGGACGATCCCGGCGGTGCTGGTGCGGAACACCTGCACGACGGGTCGGCGCGCCCGCGTTCCGTCCGCCACCACCTTGGCGAACGCGGGGCTCTCGTGGAGGGTCAGCCGCACCCACAGCCCGATCATGATGAGGACGGCGGAGAGGATGAACGGCACCCGCCATCCCCAGGTCAGGAAGGCCGCGTCGCTCATGTTCTGCGCCAGGGTGAGGAACACGCCGTTGGCGAGGAAGAACCCGATAGGCGCCCCCAGCTGCGGGAACGTGCCGTACAGCGCGCGCTTGCGCCGGGGTGCGTTCTCGGTGGCGAGCAGCGCGGCACCGCCCCACTCGCCGCCCAGCCCCAGCCCCTGGCCGAACCGGCAGAGCGCCAGCAGCAGCGGTGCGGCCACGCCGATCTGCGCGTAGGTCGGAATCAGGCCGATGAGGACGGTCGATACGCCCATCGTGAGCAGGGAGGCGACCAGGGTGGCCTTGCGGCCGATGCGGTCGCCGAAGTGGCCGAAGAGCGCGGAGCCGACCGGCCGGGCGACGAACGCGATCCCGAAGGTGGCGAGCGACTGGAGAGTCGCGGCGGCGGGGTCCCCGGTGGGGAAGAAGAGATGGGGGAAGACCAGGACGGCGGCGGTCGCGTAAATGTAGAAGTCGTAGAACTCGATGGACGTTCCCGCGAGGCTGGCGATGATCACCTTGCCCCGGCGGTTGGCGGGTGGGGCTCCCGGCGGTCCGGAGGACTCGGCCTCCTGCTCGCCCCCTGACGTCTGCGTGGCCACGACGGACCTACCTCCCCGTATCTGAGCTTGTGTCCGGATGATGATAAGGCGTTCGACTGGAATGCGAGATCATCATTCCAGGATGTGAGACGAAAGGGGGGTGAATTCCGCCGAGAGGGCGCGCCGCAGCGCAACCGACTGCCACCCGGACGGCACCGGACCCCGTGCGGGACGGTCGCACGGGGTCCGGGCGTGGGGGATCGGAACAGGGTCAGTGGGTTGGCGCGGGTGGGGTGGCTCCGGACGCGCTCAGGAGGTGAGCAGGGTCAGGTCGTACTTTTCGATGATCGGTCGGAGCGGCTGGAAGAACGTGGTCCCACCGCTCGTGCAGTTACCGGCCCCGCCCGAGGTCACGCCCTGGGCCTGGTCGCCGGACAGATAGGGGCCGCCCGAGTCGCCGGGTTCGGCGCAGACGGTGGTGCGGGTCAGGCCGTGGACGGTGTGGGGGACATACACGGTCTGGTTCTTGGCCTGGATCGTGCCGCAGTGCCAGCCGGTGGTCTGGCCGGATCTGCAGACCGCCGCGCCCACCGGGGCCTCCTCCGCGCCCGCCACCGTCACTGACCCGCCGTTGTAGTCGTTCACGCGACGGGTGGGGGTCCAGCGTCCGGTGGTCTTCACCCACCCCATGTCGGTTCCGGGGAAGTCGGCGTCCGCGACCTTGCCGTACCGCACCGTGAGACCGGCGTTGTGGAACGCGCCTTTGCCGCGCTCGCCGCAATGCCCGGCGGTGACGTAGCCGCCCTCGACACCGAAGCCGACCGAGCAGACGTAGGTGCGGTCGGGGCGCGGGTTGTAGTACGGGTTGCCGCCGTGGATGTCGGTGGCGGTGTTGGCGAAGGTGCGCGGCCGGTCGGCCCCCTCGTCGATCGTTACCGCCTCGGCGTCCACCCCCGCCTGGGCGATGAGGTCCGCCGCCGCTGCCTGGCCGCCGTCGAGCACGGTCACGACCACCCCGTTGGCCCTGGGGTCCAGGTACCAGCCGGTCACGCTCGCGTCGGCGGCGTCCTCCGCTTCGTTGAGCTTGGTGACGACGTCGGTCAGCTCGTCCTCGCTGCGCTCGACCAGTTCGGTCGTGGCGCCGAGGTCGTCGACGGCGTCGGCCGCCTTTCGGTCGGTCACCGCGACGGTCAGGCCGCCGGTCTCGATGTCGAAGACAGCGCCGCCGAAGGCGTCACCCGCGACCGCGCGCGCCTGGGATTCCAGGGTCCGTGCCGCGTCCGTCTGTTGCGAGAGCATCGCGGCCTCCTGGGGATCCACACCGAGGTCTCGCTGGAGTGCTTGGAGGTGACCGGCGGAGAGGCGGGACGGGGCGGGCGTGCTCTGATCGGCGGTCGCGGTTCCGGGCGTGGTCCCGGTCAGGCCCAGCGCGAGGACCCCGGTGCTCAGGGCCGCCAGGAACGGTGATTTCCGTAGGGACACTATGGACTTTTGCATGTTGTCGGCTCCGTGATGTGGGGGATGGGGAGCCCGCCCGGGGGCGCCGATGCCCCGGGGACGGGACCCGCACGGACGTCGTCCCTCTGCGCTGAGGGATCAGGGGGATGGGTGGTGGGAGTGCCGGTCGGCGCCTGGGGATGGACATGTGGGGGGCGCCGACCGGCCTCGTGCAACCGCGGACACTCGGCTGCGCGAGTTCCCGGTACCTCCGCTGGTGAGGTCCCGGGAGTCGGGGCTCAGCTCGTGCTGAGGGTGAGGTTCCACTCCTGCAGGATCGGGTTCAGCGGCTGGAAGTAGGTGACGCCGCCGGCCGTGCAGTTGCCCGATCCGCCGGAGGTGACGCCCTGTGCCTGGTCATCGCTGATCCAGGAGCCGCCGGAGTCGCCCGGCTCGGCGCAGACGTCGGTCTGCGTCAGGCCTTCGACCCGGCCCTCGGGATAGACGACGGTCTGGTTCTTGGCGCCGATGGTGCCGCAGTGCCACCCGGTGGTCGACCCCGACCGGCAGACCGAGGACCCCTCGGGCGCCTCCTGGGACCCGGTGACGGCGACGGTCCCGCCGTTGTGGTCGTTCACGAAGCCGGTCGGCGTCCAGCCGGCGTCGGTTTGGACGTAGCCCATGTCGCGCCCGGGGAAGTGCGACTCGGCGACCGTGCCGGTGCCGCCCCCGCTCTGCGCGGCGACCGGTGTGCCCTTGGCGCCGCAGTGCCCGGCGGTCGCGAAGCCGCCCTCGACGGCGAAACCGATGGAGCAGCGCCCGCTGCCGTTGATGATGTAGGCGTCACCGCCGAGGATGTCGGCGTACGTGCGCGGCTTGTCGGTGGTCTCCTCGACGGTCACCGCACCGGTCTCGACCCCGGCGTCCGCGATGAGCTTCTCGGCCGCGGCCTCCTTGCCCTTCAGGACCGTGATGACCACGGCGTCGTCGGTCGCGCTGGGGTACCAGCCCGTGACGCCCTCGGAGAGTGAGGCGCCCTCCTCGTTGAGGTCGTCGACGATCTTGTCGAGTCCGCTCTCGCCGTAGGTGACGACCTGTGCCGTGGCACCGGCCTTCTCGACGGTGTCGACCGCGGCCTTGTCGGTCACCGCGACGGTGAGGTCGCCGCTGTCGATGTCGAAGCGGCTGCCGCCGAAGTCGTCACCGAGGTTCCTGCGCAGCTCGCTGTCGAGCTTGCGGGCCTTGGCCTCCGTGTCGAGCAGGCGGGTGGCCTCCGTGGCGCTCAGGTCCAGGTCCCGCTGCAGCGCGGTGAGCTGGTCGTCGGCGGTGGTGGCGGTGTCGGCACTGTCGGCGCTGTCGGAGGAGACCGGGGAGATCTCGCTGCCGCCGGATGTGGTGGCGATGGTGGTGCCTACAGCGACGAGGCCGAGCGCGAGGGCGCCGCCGCCCAGCACTCGGAACGTGGGGGACTTCCGCATAGTCCTGTCCTTTTCCTCGGTGAAAGACGGATGGGCGGTGTCCTCGTTAATGAGCGGGGACTCAACGAGGAAGCCCTGGTCGCGGCTGTAAACCCTTGTGGGGAAGCCGTCGACGCGGGTTCACCGACCGGTCGGTAAACGATTCGCACCCTAGGACATGCCATGCGACCGCGACAGAGTTTTGACGAGTCCGAGAAATCACGCCATGTCGATATTCGACTACTTCGATGTCATCTGTGGGGCTGCTGGGGCGACGGGGCCCGATCGAAATCCGACGTGGATCCGGGAATTCCCCTCCGGAAAACAACTTACTGATAATTAAGTTTTCTATTTATCAGGGGATGCACGATGGCCGGATGCGGCCAAAGTTCGAAAGCCCTCTTGTGTTGTAGGATCATACGATGTTTGGCCGGATTTGTACGTTTCGGCATTATTCCTCGATCCGAGTAAGCAGTCTGTAGTCCCGAACCGACTTTCACGCCCGAAGTGTCGATTCTGGGGCGCCCGAGGGTGAACGGCGACAACGGCCCAGGGGGCGCCGCCTCCGACGCCCCCTGGGCCAACGTGCCGATCTCGCCGCGCTGACGTCCCAGCCGACCGCGGCCGCTAGGCCGTCGTGGCCTGGTCGTCGCCGAGCGCGTCCTTGATGAACTCCACCTGCAGCAGGAGCAGGTTCTCGGCTGTGGCCTCCTCCGACGGCATGTGCGTGATGCCCGACAGGGGCAGCACCGTGTGCGGCCGCCCCGCCGCCAGCAGCGCCGTGGAGAGGCGCTGGGAATGGGCGAAGACCACGTTGTCGTCGGCCAGCCCGTGGATGAGCATCAGCGGGCGGCGCAGCCCCGGGGCGTCGTCCAACAGCGAGCTGCGGACATAGGCCTCCTTCCACGCGTCGGGCGTGCCCAGATAGCGCTCGGTGTAGTGGGTGTCGTACAGCCGCCAGTCGATCACCGGCGCCCCCGCCACCGCCGCGTGGAAGACGTCGGGGCGCCGCAGCACGGCCAGCGCCGCCAGGTAGCCGCCGAACGACCAGCCGCGAATCGCCACCCGCTCCAGGTCCAGGCAGTCGTAGCGCTCCGCGGCATCGTGCAGCGCGCTCACCTGGTCCTCCAGTACCGGCGTGGCCAGGTCGCCGTGCACGGCCTGCTCCCAGGGCACACTGATGCCCGGGGTGCCGCGTCCGTCGGCGATCAGTACCGCGAACCCCTGCTCGGCGAACCACTGCGAGGTGAGGTAGGCGGGGCGGGCGCCCAGGACCCGCTGCGCGTGCGGACCGCCGTAGGGGTCCATCAGCATGGGAAGCTTCGTCCCGGACCCCTCCTCGTACCAGGACGGCAGGACCAGCGCGGTGGGCACCCCGCCCGTCGGCGCCACCGCCAGCCGCACGTTCGGTGTCGGCACCTCCGGCCGCTCGGCCAGGCTCTCCACCGTGGTGACCTGCTGCCGCGTCACCGAGGAGGCGTTGCGGACGACGACCGTGCGCACCCCGTCGGTGTCCAGGTCGCGCCGCTGCAGCACCAGCGTGTCGCCGCGCATCGTCCCGGAGTGCACACCGACCCCCTCGGCCCCGGGGAACTCCACCGGGGCGACGCCGCCCTCCTGCAGGTCGACCAGCCACAGACCGATCTCCGCGGGGCGGCCCTCCGGGGAGCCCGAGCACAGCACGCGCCGATCGTCGACATCGACCACCGAGCGCAGGTAGACACCGTCCGGCCCGACCACGCGGTCGCCCACGTGCAGGAGACGCTGATCCCCGCCCCGCTCGCGGCCGATCCACACCAGCTCGCCGTCCTTGGTGAAGTCCGGGACCCCCGGCATGATCTCCACCCACACGTCATCGGTCTCGCTTCGCAGCTCGAAGGCGAGTCCGGTGGCCGGGTCCGCGCTGAACAGGGTCAGGGTGCGCTGGTCGCGGCTCTGCGCGCTGAACACCACGGTCGGGTTGCCGTCCGGGCCCGTCGTCCACCCGGCCCGCACGAGGTAGGGGAGGGCCGCGCGGTCCCACTCCACCCACTGCGGTCCCGTACCGGCACCGGAGTGCACCGCGAACACGGCCAGCCGCACCTCGGCGTTGGCCGACCCCGCCGGCGGGTAGGAGATGACCTGCGGCTCCGCCTCGGGGCTGGCCGGGTCCGCGATGTGCCAGCGGGTGACCGGGGAGTCGTCCACCCGCGCCGCCAGCAGGGCGGCGCCGTCCGGCGACCACCACATACCGCGGTAGCGGCCCATCTCCTCGGCGGCGATGAACTCGGCCAGGCCCCAGGTCACATTCGGCGCGTCGGGCTCCGCGACCGCGCGGTCCCTGCCGCTGTTGATGTCGATGACCCGCACGGCACCGGCGCTCACGTAGGCCACCCGGTCGCCGCGCGGGCAGATCAGCGGAGCCACGACCGACCCCGTGGCCGGAAGCTCGCGGGGCTCGGTGTCGTCGCCCACCAGGTCGGCGTAGTAGAGGCGGCCGGACAGCGTGAACGCGGCCCGGGTGAAGGCGTCGTCGACCGTGTAGGAGACGATCCCGCCGCCGGTCTCGCGGAGGCGCTCGCGCCGCGCCCGCTCCTCGGGCGGCAGGTCTTCGTCGTCGGCGCCCATCGCGCGCGGGTCGGCGACCACCCACTCCCGGCCGCTCTCCAGCTCCAGCATCCACAGGCAGGTGGCGGTATCGGTCCCGTGCCTGCCACGGAGGAACGCCGCGCGTCGGCCGTCCGGAGAGATCTGGAATGCCCGAGGGACGCCCAGGGTGAACCGCTGGGTCCGGGCCTGTTGCCGAGGAAAGCTCATGGGCCGATTGTTCCGCATCCCGGTCCCACGGCGTCCTTCGGGCGCGGCGCGCCGCGGCGACCCGGCGGCACCGAACGTCTGATTGAGCGCGCGAGGGGCGTTTCCCGGTATCGTCCCGTGTCATGACGGACCGTCGACTGTTGCTGGTGCATGCCCACCCCGATGACGAGAGCATCGTCACCGGAGCGACCATGGCCAAGTACGCGGCCGAAGGCGCCCAGGTGACCCTGGTGACCTGCACTCTCGGGGACGAGGGCGAGGTCATCCCCGACGAGCTGGCGCACCTGGCCGCCGATCGCGAGGGCGGCCTGGGCCAGCACCGCGTCGGCGAGCTCGACAAGGCCTGTGTGGCGCTGGGCGTGCGCGACCACCGCTTCCTCGGCGGCCCCGGCCACTACAAGGACTCCGGCATGATGGGCGCCCCCAGCAACGACCGCCCCGACTGCTTCTGGCAGGCCGACGTCGAGGAGGCCGCGCACCGCCTCGCCAACATCATCCGCGAGGTCCGGCCGCACGTCATCGTCACCTACGACAGCAACGGCGGCTACGGGCACCCCGACCACATCCAGGCCCACCGCGTCGCCGTCCGCGCCTTCGGGAAGGCGGCCGAGCGCTCGCTGCCCGGCACGCCCTGGCAGACGCGCAAGCTGTACGCGATCGCGCAGCCCCAGTCGGTGCTCGAAGGGCGGGTGGCGCGGCTGCACCGGGAGCCGGGGTCCTTCAGCGCCCCGACATCGACCGCCGACATCGCGCCGGGGACCCCCGACCGGTTCGTCACCACCCGCATCGACGCTTCGCGCTACTGGGCCGCCAAAGCCCTGGCCATGCGCGCGCACGCCACCCAGATCACCGTCGACGGCGAACGGTTCGCGCTGTCCAACGACATCGCCCAGGAGATCGACGCCGTCGAGTACTTCACCCTGCTCCGCGGCCCGACACCCAAGCCCGGACCGGACGGGCTGGAAAAGGACCTGTTCGCCTAGGCGCCCACGCGGGCGCGGCGGTTCCC contains:
- a CDS encoding S1 family peptidase; its protein translation is MRKSPTFRVLGGGALALGLVAVGTTIATTSGGSEISPVSSDSADSADTATTADDQLTALQRDLDLSATEATRLLDTEAKARKLDSELRRNLGDDFGGSRFDIDSGDLTVAVTDKAAVDTVEKAGATAQVVTYGESGLDKIVDDLNEEGASLSEGVTGWYPSATDDAVVITVLKGKEAAAEKLIADAGVETGAVTVEETTDKPRTYADILGGDAYIINGSGRCSIGFAVEGGFATAGHCGAKGTPVAAQSGGGTGTVAESHFPGRDMGYVQTDAGWTPTGFVNDHNGGTVAVTGSQEAPEGSSVCRSGSTTGWHCGTIGAKNQTVVYPEGRVEGLTQTDVCAEPGDSGGSWISDDQAQGVTSGGSGNCTAGGVTYFQPLNPILQEWNLTLSTS
- a CDS encoding S9 family peptidase, with the protein product MSFPRQQARTQRFTLGVPRAFQISPDGRRAAFLRGRHGTDTATCLWMLELESGREWVVADPRAMGADDEDLPPEERARRERLRETGGGIVSYTVDDAFTRAAFTLSGRLYYADLVGDDTEPRELPATGSVVAPLICPRGDRVAYVSAGAVRVIDINSGRDRAVAEPDAPNVTWGLAEFIAAEEMGRYRGMWWSPDGAALLAARVDDSPVTRWHIADPASPEAEPQVISYPPAGSANAEVRLAVFAVHSGAGTGPQWVEWDRAALPYLVRAGWTTGPDGNPTVVFSAQSRDQRTLTLFSADPATGLAFELRSETDDVWVEIMPGVPDFTKDGELVWIGRERGGDQRLLHVGDRVVGPDGVYLRSVVDVDDRRVLCSGSPEGRPAEIGLWLVDLQEGGVAPVEFPGAEGVGVHSGTMRGDTLVLQRRDLDTDGVRTVVVRNASSVTRQQVTTVESLAERPEVPTPNVRLAVAPTGGVPTALVLPSWYEEGSGTKLPMLMDPYGGPHAQRVLGARPAYLTSQWFAEQGFAVLIADGRGTPGISVPWEQAVHGDLATPVLEDQVSALHDAAERYDCLDLERVAIRGWSFGGYLAALAVLRRPDVFHAAVAGAPVIDWRLYDTHYTERYLGTPDAWKEAYVRSSLLDDAPGLRRPLMLIHGLADDNVVFAHSQRLSTALLAAGRPHTVLPLSGITHMPSEEATAENLLLLQVEFIKDALGDDQATTA
- the mshB gene encoding N-acetyl-1-D-myo-inositol-2-amino-2-deoxy-alpha-D-glucopyranoside deacetylase, whose product is MTDRRLLLVHAHPDDESIVTGATMAKYAAEGAQVTLVTCTLGDEGEVIPDELAHLAADREGGLGQHRVGELDKACVALGVRDHRFLGGPGHYKDSGMMGAPSNDRPDCFWQADVEEAAHRLANIIREVRPHVIVTYDSNGGYGHPDHIQAHRVAVRAFGKAAERSLPGTPWQTRKLYAIAQPQSVLEGRVARLHREPGSFSAPTSTADIAPGTPDRFVTTRIDASRYWAAKALAMRAHATQITVDGERFALSNDIAQEIDAVEYFTLLRGPTPKPGPDGLEKDLFA